A genomic window from Fusarium falciforme chromosome 2, complete sequence includes:
- a CDS encoding FAD-binding-3 domain-containing protein, with protein sequence MADKDLHVIIIGAGITGLIVAQGLKRLGIRYSIFEKEVCLNYRSNEWTMAIHWALDRLENIVPPEVFSQIPLISCNPAVPVEAGGLYPIIQAETGNLLTGVPYEKGLRVSRSRMRALCAEGIEVQYGKNLVDVAFNESGQGVIASFTDGTIVSGSIIVGADGPHSKVREFAMGSAEEAAVSKFPIFHTNMTVCYNDAEKAKYVRRDYPTSFLALSNQSFHAFQSISNMPDGPDHPESWIFHMAMAWMGDSNHKLTYPERLALLKERAAGMGEPARSAFLWLPEDTEVHKADISYWITKPWNNHDGRITLIGDAAHPMPPYRGQGLNHCICDTSYLMAGLEGVFRGDTELSDAIKLYEADVIPRGQEEVKCSVENGYMLHDWKKVEASPVFTRGFKPMEGHDSEPKEQENLGEKLKEAEETKMAISTEV encoded by the exons ATGGCCGACAAAGACCTCCACGTCATTATCATCGGCGCTG GAATCACTGGCCTCATTGTGGCACAGGGCCTCAAGAGG TTGGGGATCCGCTACTCAATCTTTGAGAAAGAGGTTTGCCTCAACTACCGCAGCAATGAGTGGACAATGGCAATACACTGGGCTCTGGACCGCCTGGAGAATATCGTGCCTCCTGAAGTCTTCTCCCAGATTCCACTGATCTCGTGTAACCCAGCCGTGCCCGTCGAGGCCGGTGGGCTCTATCCCATCATTCAGGCTGAGACGGGAAATCTTCTCACCGGCGTCCCTTACGAAAAGGGGCTTCGCGTCTCGCGGAGCAGGATGAGAGCTCTTTGTGCTGAAGGAATTGAAGTTCAGTATGGTAAAAATCTGGTCGACGTCGCCTTCAATGAGTCTGGCCAAGGTGTCATTGCATCCTTTACTGACGGCACCATTGTCTCCGGTTCCATCATTGTTGGGGCAGATGGTCCTCATTCCAAAGTTCGAGAGTTTGCTATGGGAAGCGCTGAGGAGGCAGCTGTCAGCAAATTCCCTATCTTCCACACAAACATGACAGTCTGCTACAATGATGCAGAGAAGGCCAAGTATGTGCGACGAGATTACCCTACGAGCTTCCTAGCTCTTAGCAACCAGTCATTTCACGCCTTTCAGTCCA TCTCCAATATGCCAGATGGTCCAGATCACCCCGAGTCGTGGATCTTCCAcatggccatggcttggATGGGCGATTCTAATCACAAGCTCACCTATCCTGAACGACTTGCCCTACTCAAAGAGCGAGCAGCAGGGATGGGTGAACCTGCTCGATCGGCATTTCTCTGGTTGCCCGAGGACACCGAAGTCCATAAAGCTGACATTAGCTACTGGATCACAAAGCCGTGGAACAACCACGATGGAAGGATAACACTGATCGGTGATGCTGCTCATCCAATGCCACCAT ATCGTGGTCAAGGACTCAATCACTGCATCTGCGATACTTCATACCTCATGGCTGGATTAGAGGGCGTTTTCCGCGGGGATACGGAGCTCAGCGATGCCATCAAGCTCTATGAAGCAGATGTGATCCCTCGGGGCCAAGAAGAGGTTAAATGCTCGGTTGAGAACGGCTACATGCTTCACGACTGGAAGAAGGTCGAGGCTAGCCCAGTCTTCACTCGGGGATTCAAGCCAATGGAGGGACATGATTCAGAGCCCAAGGAGCAAGAGAATCTTGGCGAGAAACTCAAGGAAGCGGAAGAGACGAAGATGGCGATTTCTACCGAGGTTTAG
- a CDS encoding PKS-ER domain-containing protein encodes MSDTMLQYQSVKQGGPFALATVPKPKPEPTDVCIRIKAVALNPLDYKMLTRGEMVRSWPAVFGLDGAGIVEEVGDEVTDFKPGQEVFALCGIGGKTAGFQEIVTVPQHFVSQKPASLTFEQVVSLPICYLTAAAAILVGLHVPIPHISSKAPGEPVSPPGSVLVLGGGSAVGGAAIQMLRFALPHATILATASLEHSERLKSLGVTETIDRRSSSLVSDVTGAVPGGVDAILDCVTAAAEDPNLFKTLGNNGPHLYSQVFTGIKVSAPEGVNQAVVFGRNVFDAPGGKGAMAGLGKLLEEGTYKLPVPIKVIGKGWDAVGAGLLDFEARSSGEKLVVSL; translated from the exons ATGTCCGACACGATGCTCCAGTACCAGTCCGTCAAGCAAGGCGGTCCCTTTGCTCTCGCCACGGTTCCCAAACCCAAGCCCGAACCGACTGATGTCTGCATTCGTATCAAGGCCGTGGCACTCAACCCCCTGGACTATAAGATGTTGACGCGCGGAGAGATGGTCAGATCTTGGCCTGCAGTCTTTGGTCTCGACGGCGCCGGCATCGTCGAGGAAGTTGGTGACGAGGTCACTGACTTCAAGCCGGGCCAAGAGGTCTTTGCCCTCTGCGGCATCGGCGGCAAGACAGCTGGCTTCCAAGAAATCGTCACTGTGCCTCAGCATTTCGTATCTCAGAAACCTGCATCGCTCACTTTTGAGCAAGTTGTGTCTCTCCC TATCTGCTATCTAACCGCCGCGGCCGCCATTCTCGTTGGCCTCCATGTTCCAATTCCTCATATCTCGTCAAAGGCACCTGGCGAGCCCGTCTCCCCACCCGGAAGcgtccttgttcttggcggCGGCTCAGCCGTTGGAGGAGCCGCGATCCAGATGCTTCGGTTTGCCCTCCCCCACGCAACCATTCTCGCCACGGCCTCCCTCGAGCATTCGGAGCGCCTCAAATCTCTGGGCGTCACCGAAACCATTGATCGAAGATCATCTTCGCTCGTTTCTGACGTCACGGGAGCGGTTCCAGGGGGTGTTGACGCAATCCTCGACTGTGTCACCGCTGCTGCAGAAGACCCCAACCTCTTTAAAACATTGGGTAACAACGGCCCTCACCTATACTCGCAGGTGTTCACGGGAATCAAAGTTTCCGCTCCCGAGGGCGTCAACCAGGCCGTGGTTTTCGGGCGCAACGTCTTTGACGCTCCCGGCGGAAAGGGGGCAATGGCAGGTCTCGGTAAACTTTTGGAGGAGGGAACCTACAAGCTGCCTGTCCCCATCAAGGTCATTGGCAAGGGATGGGATGCAGTTGGTGCCGGGTTACTTGACTTTGAGGCCCGCAGCAGCGGAGAGAAGCTCGTTGTAAGCCTGTGA
- a CDS encoding Cupin-2 domain-containing protein has translation MDSATEAYAETLRINHFKPEEVPWRRLGQYLWRPIEDGSNTQYRLAVIESLLPPKSDGPVFHFHEMHDEGFYVKKGTVRFHSPGRPDVDCKAGEMLTIPIRLPHKFSNPFDEEAIFINTATPGFFIRYFEHLEALIGSGKELTPEANIAALRRFATIPLSEEEVKRLEEGAAAKKEDKDKE, from the exons ATGGACTCGGCTACCGAGGCCTATGCGGAAACGCTCCGGATTAATCACTTCAAGCCAGAGGAAGTGCCTTGGCGACGGCTTGGACAGT ATCTATGGCGCCCTATTGAAGATGGATCCAACACGCAGTATCGGCTAGCCGTCATCGAGAGCCTGCTCCCTCCCAAGTCTGATGGTCCCGTCTTTCACTTTCACGAGATGCATGACGAGGGCTTCTACGTCAAG AAGGGCACTGTCCGCTTCCACTCACCGGGCCGCCCCGATGTCGACTGTAAGGCTGGCGAGATGCTAACGATTCCCATTCGCCTGCCGCACAAGTTCAGCAACCCttttgacgaggaggctatCTTTATCAATACAGCCACACCCGGTTTCTTTATTCGCTACTTTGAGCATCTCGAAGCTCTGATTGGCAGTGGTAAGGAGCTCACCCCCGAGGCCAACATTGCTGCTCTACGCCGCTTTGCGACCATTCCGCTTAGTGAAGAAGAAGTCAAGCGTCTAGAGGAGGGAGCAGCTGCAAAGAaagaggacaaggacaaagaGTGA
- a CDS encoding Zn(2)-C6 fungal-type domain-containing protein, with translation MWNTQTKETMEQPQMWSTHDLACAHCRARKIRCGRERPQCESCKRDGVECRYSSPGKRINHVKLLCQNFEALEDQLSSIQSDLSTLTSLVRSGNGAKSLPTPGEDWLPEDTAARSDEASAAPRKDRNIARDVSQSVDRYHGPSSLYTLCKEFHDDPVFGTSDHDSNDGVAVRVMLQQMLAEASKEQQLDIASDHTGICLPPRQFLNIVVGQFFKTADYATDIFTRSNFQANLDRIYSHPPRPSDEGWAVCFNVIVLLAIGKDQTSHGNSPFIQPFLQTLGMAVNNPRVFLTPRLVNVQALALLSYVTEQYSTTALAELIFAQACHLARTMGLHQARASLHDCPPEVVIERHKVFRSLYIRDKNAVVCRGATSCLPGYDSSVARPSEGDEARYSSRIDLARVQDEVYRNLHAAESPELPPSKQSQLLSQLEHKLEQCDSTHRVTKMPPTSVDSATLMLSFFATRLCILRASESTKYSHLALRDAKASCLLFLLATTAQPDPRMVEALDRLLGHTRSCSPIILANSDSTRENLSQKRAFTPDEGEILASVLPRLAANFPLAAVFIIARNIMQPIASSNVAFGQPEEEILLLEALRDRYASAADHEHVENLPLKLSRTLESLLRIVRQKAFPEATSTLSMAFNELSSLQSTASSSSQRGSIGSSLKDTPPDTEVQPTAASVSEAVSTTSMLLPFMQPLESPDECSPWLGNASHGTMTLSPWPASYKQHPEAAVHVGKRQRLSNQAEIFDITTGFTDHHVTRAEDDPLFTFDFLAAANDIPVFEVDE, from the exons ATGTGGAATACCCAGACCAAAGAG ACGATGGAGCAACCGCAAATGTGGTCGACCCACGATCTAGCATGCGCTCACTGCCGAGCCCGCAAGATCCGCTGTGGAAGAGAGCGCCCTCAGTGCGAGAGCTGCAAGCGAGATGGTGTCGAGTGTCGGTACTCGTCCCCTGGGAAGCGTATCAACCACGTCAAGCTCCT GTGCCAAAACTTTGAGGCTCTCGAAGACCAACTGAGCAGCATTCAAAGCGACCTCTCAACCTTGACGTCGCTTGTCAGGAGCGGCAACGGAGCCAAGTCACTGCCCACGCCGGGGGAAGATTGGCTCCCCGAAGACACGGCGGCAAGATCGGATGAGGCATCGGCTGCTCCCCGCAAGGACCGTAACATAGCACGGGACGTGTCACAGTCTGTGGACCGATACCACGGACCTTCTTCCCTCTACACGCTCTGCAAGGAGTTTCACGACGACCCCGTCTTTGGGACCTCGGACCATGATTCGAatgatggtgttgctgtGCGCGTCATGCTGCAGCAGATGCTCGCCGAGGCCAGCAAAGAGCAGCAGCTTGATATAGCCTCTGATCATACTGGTATCTGTCTCCCTCCTAGGCAATTTCTCAACATTGTCGTTGGGCAATTCTTCAAGACCGCCGACTACGCAACCGACATCTTTACGAGGTCCAACTTTCAGGCCAATCTCGATCGTATCTACTCGCACCCTCCAAGGCCATCGGATGAGGGCTGGGCCGTGTGTTTCAATGTCATTGTTCTGCTGGCTATTGGAAAGGATCAAACGAGCCACGGCAACAGTCCTTTTATCCAGCCCTTTCTGCAAACGCTGGGTATGGCGGTGAATAATCCACGTGTGTTCTTGACGCCAAGACTCGTCAATGTCCAGGCCCTGGCTTTGCTG AGCTATGTGACGGAGCAATACAGCACCACAGCCCTCGCAGAACTTATCTTTGCCCAGGCCTGTCATCTGGCTCGAACTATGGGCCTTCACCAGGCTCGCGCCTCCCTCCATGACTGCCCCCCTGAAGTAGTTATTGAAAGACACAAGGTCTTCAGGTCTCTCTACATTCGAGATAAGAACGCCGTTGTTTGCCGAGGAGCGACCTCCTGTCTACCAGGCTACGACTCCAGCGTTGCTCGACCGTCGGAGGGAGACGAAGCCAGATATTCGTCTAGGATTGACCTCGCAAGGGTTCAAGACGAAGTTTACCGAAATCTTCACGCTGCTGAATCTCCCGAATTACCTCCCTCAAAACAGAGCCAACTTCTTTCGCAGCTGGAGCATAAGCTGGAGCAATGCGATTCCACACATCGAGTTACAAAGATGCCACCAACGTCTGTTGATTCGGCGACACTAATGCTATCTTTCTTTGCAACCCGGCTTTGCATTCTAAGAGCCAGTGAGAGCACCAAATACTCGCATCTGGCGCTGAGAGATGCAAAGGCCAGttgtctcctcttccttctggcAACAACAGCACAGCCAGATCCTCGCATGGTGGAAGCTCTAGATCGACTTCTTGGACATACTCGATCATGCAGTCCGATAATTCTGGCAAACTCGGACAGCACAAGAGAAAACCTCTCTCAGAAGAGAGCGTTTACACCggacgagggcgagatcCTGGCTTCCGTCCTACCAAGGCTAGCCGCAAACTTCCCCCTGGCAGCTGTGTTCATAATCGCCCGTAACATTATGCAGCCAATAGCATCCTCCAATGTCGCCTTCGGCCAGCCAGAAGAGGAAATCCTGCTCTTGGAGGCTCTGCGTGACAGATACGCTTCGGCAGCCGACCACGAACACGTCGAGAATCTTCCGTTGAAACTGAGTCGAACACTCGAATCTCTTCTTCGCATCGTACGACAAAAGGCGTTTCCCGAGGCCACAAGCACGCTATCTATGGCATTCAATGAGCTATCCAGCCTCCAATCGAcagcatcctcgtcgtctcaACGAGGGAGTATCGGTAGCTCACTCAAAGACACTCCTCCAGATACCGAGGTGCAGCCTACGGCTGCATCTGTGAGCGAGGCAGTTTCCACCACTTCTATGCTTCTCCCGTTCATGCAGCCACTCGAATCCCCCGACGAATGTTCACCCTGGCTTGGGAATGCAAGCCACGGAACCATGACTCTCTCACCATGGCCAGCGTCATACAAGCAACATCCCGAGGCAGCAGTTCATGTAGGAAAAAGACAAAGACTTTCCAACCAGGCGGAAATATTTGATATAACAACAGGGTTTACGGATCATCATGTTACTCGCGCTGAGGATGACCCTCTCTTCACATTTGACTTTCTTGCAGCAGCAAACGACATTCCTGTTTTCGAGGTTGATGAATAA
- a CDS encoding Fe-ADH domain-containing protein translates to MAIECTDSPLSGLWRPQDHLKYLHYGSRCVERHLLSVIPSPTSKVFIITGSSMATKTPAIRNLEELLGELHAGTYSDIKQHGHAEGVGEATRLVNEDDEIDTVVSVGGGSPIDSAKIVCFRIHESTGRTLMHIAIPTTLSAAECTAGGGFTRSDGTKLGFMHPSMGVGAIFYDASFARHTPKRLWLSTGMRAVDHAVETVYHPSASEVPWKALAQWALAVLAECLPAADKIHGSDTADDITTKLQLAAFASSGLRGSNFRGGMGLSHALGHALGSPYGIPHGETSCLTLGPVLRHKAETDEAAAQQIARLLPALGGSRRGGDARGEAIEVAQRVEALVRELGLEQPSLTARGVGREQVAVIARRASGGEPSKEILALVESLF, encoded by the exons ATGGCTATCGAATGCACTGATTCTCCCCTCTCTGGCCTATGGAGGCCCCAGGACCATCTCAAGTACCTGCACTACGGTTCCCGGTGCGTCGAGAGACACCTCTTGAGCGTGATCCCTTCCCCTACCTCTAAGGTCTTCATAATCACTGGCAGCTCCATGGCCACCAAGACACCCGCGATCCGTAATCTGGAGGAGCTCCTCGGTGAGCTCCACGCCGGGACCTACTCGGACATCAAGCAACACGGCCATGCCGAGGGAGTGGGCGAGGCTACTCGACTAGtcaacgaagacgacgagatcGACACGGTGGTGTCCGTTGGAGGCGGCTCGCCCATTGACTCGGCCAAGATTGTCTGCTTCCGCATACACGAATCGACGGGGAGGACCCTCATGCACATCGCCATCCCCACGACGCTCAGCGCTGCCGAGTGCACAGCCGGGGGAGGTTTCACACGCTCTGACGGCACCAAGCTTGGTTTCATGCACCCTTCCATGGGTGTGGGCGCCATCTTCTACGACGCCTCGTTTGCTCGACACACACCCAAGCGCCTCTGGCTCTCGACGGGTATGCGGGCGGTAGATCACGCAGTCGAGACTGTGTATCATCCAAGCGCTTCCGAGGTGCCGTGGAAGGCCTTAGCTCAGTGGGCTTTGGCTGTTTTGGCTGAGTGTCTTCCGGCAGCAGATAAGATCCATGGCTCTGATACTGCCGACGACATCACTACCAAGCTACAACTTGCTGCCTTTGCCAGTTCTGGCCTTCGTGGTTCCAACTTTAGAGGCGGCATGGGCCTCTCCCACGCCCTAGGCCACGCTCTTGGAAGTCCCTATGGAATCCCTC ACGGTGAAACCAGCTGTCTGACGCTGGGTCCGGTCCTCCGCCACAAGGCAGAGACGGACGAGGCGGCCGCCCAGCAGATCGCCCGTCTGCTTCCAGCCTTGGGGGGAagtcgccgaggaggagacgcTCGCGGTGAAGCTATTGAAGTGGCACAGCGTGTGGAGGCCCTGGTGAGGGAGTTGGGACTCGAGCAGCCGTCCCTCACAGCACGTGGAGTTGGCCGTGAGCAGGTTGCCGTTATCGCCAGGAGAGCATCTGGAGGGGAACCAAGCAAGGAGATTCTCGCATTGGTTGAGAGTTTGTTCTAG
- a CDS encoding EthD domain-containing protein, producing the protein MPSKTHQLFSVTIFGYRKPGMDEDAYHQLFHITWKQHNSTKGRALIDRILPNLPSEKVDDADCIVQIVFRDIEDYVKVKNEEKFKTVVDPDHAVFSDPSRTKFVTGWFEFHITDGDLV; encoded by the exons ATGCCATCAAAGACTCATCAACTCTTCTCGGTGACCATCTTTGGTTATCGAAAGCCTGggatggatgaggatgccTATCATCA attgTTTCATATCACATGGAAA CAACACAACTCGACCAAGGGGCGAGCACTAATCGACCGCATCCTCCCCAACCTCCCCTCGGAAAAGGTCGACGATGCCGACTGCATCGTGCAGATCGTATTCAGGGACATCGAAGACTACGTGAAAGTAAAGAATGAGGAAAAGTTTAAGACTGTGGTTGACCCTGATCATGCCGTCTTCTCTGACCCGTCGAGAACCAAGTTTGTGACTGGATGGTTCGAGTTTCACATTACGGATGGGGACCTGGTTTAG